In one window of Ruminococcus albus AD2013 DNA:
- a CDS encoding flavodoxin family protein — protein MKTAIVYYSLNGNTEQTANKIAEKIGADLIPVRPVKAYPDTGFAKLFWGGKSVVMGEKPKLQPYTFDADKYDLIIFGSPVWANTIAPPLRTFIVENLSALKGKKFAGITCFTAGGGDKALAKLKGYLGIDSLVAELFLADPKDKPDPANEQKISEFCEKIK, from the coding sequence ATGAAAACAGCAATCGTTTATTATTCGCTTAACGGCAACACCGAGCAGACAGCTAATAAGATAGCTGAAAAGATCGGTGCGGATCTTATCCCTGTTCGTCCTGTAAAGGCTTATCCCGATACGGGTTTTGCTAAACTTTTCTGGGGCGGAAAAAGTGTAGTAATGGGTGAAAAGCCTAAACTTCAGCCATATACTTTTGATGCTGATAAATATGATCTTATTATTTTCGGTTCTCCTGTCTGGGCTAACACTATCGCTCCACCCCTGCGCACATTCATTGTAGAAAACCTTTCTGCACTCAAAGGCAAGAAGTTTGCAGGCATTACCTGTTTCACAGCGGGCGGCGGCGACAAGGCTCTCGCTAAACTGAAAGGATATCTCGGTATCGATAGTTTAGTTGCTGAACTTTTCCTTGCCGATCCCAAGGATAAGCCCGATCCTGCCAACGAACAAAAGATCAGCGAATTCTGCGAAAAGATAAAGTAA
- a CDS encoding ABC transporter ATP-binding protein codes for MLKLNNISFSAVDGGKSSDIIRGIDLEIPDNKFVVITGPNGGGKSTLAKIIAGIVQPTGGRLIFNDTDITDMSITERAKAGIGFAFQQPVRFKGLTVLDLLRISAGKNLSVSDACSYLSEVGLCAKDYIKREVNASLSGGELKRIEIATVMARDVKLAVFDEPEAGIDLWSFNNLIRIFENMRKSDKNRTVVVISHQERLLKIADEIIVLADGKLVRRGPADEVLPEIMHSNYAQTICPKIEE; via the coding sequence ATGCTGAAACTTAATAATATCTCTTTCAGCGCCGTTGACGGCGGAAAATCTTCCGACATTATACGTGGGATAGATCTTGAGATACCCGATAATAAGTTTGTTGTTATAACAGGACCAAACGGCGGAGGAAAATCCACTCTTGCCAAGATAATCGCAGGCATAGTTCAGCCCACAGGCGGAAGACTTATTTTTAATGATACGGATATCACCGATATGAGCATAACCGAAAGGGCAAAGGCAGGCATAGGCTTTGCTTTTCAGCAGCCTGTACGTTTCAAGGGTCTGACTGTACTTGATCTTCTGCGTATCTCCGCGGGCAAGAATCTTTCAGTATCCGATGCTTGTTCCTATCTTTCAGAGGTAGGTCTCTGCGCTAAGGATTATATCAAGCGTGAAGTAAACGCTTCCCTTTCAGGAGGTGAGCTCAAGAGGATCGAGATAGCTACCGTTATGGCAAGAGACGTAAAGCTTGCTGTATTCGATGAGCCCGAGGCAGGTATCGACCTGTGGAGCTTCAATAATCTTATCAGGATATTTGAAAATATGCGTAAGTCTGACAAGAACAGGACTGTTGTTGTTATCTCACATCAGGAAAGACTTCTGAAGATAGCTGATGAGATCATTGTCCTTGCAGATGGCAAACTTGTAAGAAGAGGTCCTGCTGATGAAGTGCTGCCTGAGATAATGCACAGCAATTATGCACAGACTATCTGTCCTAAGATAGAAGAATAA
- a CDS encoding ATP-binding protein, with product MKIPKRIAQAVINSLKGGVVPRIGLPYITVGREVEIDALLHDVDIIEEGGASFRFIVGKYGSGKSFLLQTIRSHVMDRNFVVVDADLSPERRLQGTKGQGLATYKELIRNMSTKTRPDGGALTLILDRWISGVQSEAAAESGLDISSPEFSAVVEKKIFEVINALNEMVHGFDFAKLLTIYYRASVSGDDEQKAKVVKWFRGEYVNKTEAKSELGVNIVITDDDWYEYIKLFAMFLKKAGYSGLLVLVDELVNIYKIPNAITRQYNYEKILTMYNDTLQGKAKYLGIIMGGTPQCIEDTRRGVYSYEALRSRLAEGRFGREGIRDMLAPVIHLVPLTYEEMLVLTEKLADIHAQLFGYEQRITQEDMIVFIKTEFGRIGADSHITPREVIRDFIELLDIAFQNPMLEISDFISSGGIEYSKPAAEEETSEGDFAEFEI from the coding sequence AATTCGCTGAAAGGCGGAGTTGTGCCAAGAATAGGTCTGCCATATATCACGGTCGGCAGAGAAGTCGAGATTGACGCTTTGCTTCACGATGTTGATATAATCGAAGAGGGCGGTGCTTCATTCAGGTTCATAGTCGGCAAATACGGCAGCGGTAAGAGTTTTCTTTTGCAGACAATACGCAGTCATGTGATGGACAGAAATTTCGTTGTGGTCGATGCTGACCTTTCACCTGAAAGACGTTTGCAGGGTACAAAGGGTCAGGGGCTTGCGACCTACAAGGAACTTATACGTAATATGTCCACAAAAACAAGACCCGACGGCGGTGCACTGACTCTCATACTTGACAGATGGATAAGCGGTGTGCAGTCCGAGGCTGCTGCTGAAAGCGGACTCGATATATCTTCTCCCGAGTTTTCTGCTGTCGTGGAAAAGAAGATATTTGAAGTCATAAATGCACTTAACGAGATGGTACACGGCTTTGATTTTGCAAAGCTTTTGACGATATACTATCGCGCTTCTGTATCGGGTGACGATGAACAGAAAGCAAAAGTGGTAAAATGGTTCAGGGGCGAGTACGTAAACAAGACGGAAGCCAAGAGCGAGCTTGGCGTAAACATCGTTATCACCGATGATGATTGGTACGAATATATCAAGCTGTTCGCTATGTTCCTGAAAAAAGCGGGTTACAGTGGTCTGCTGGTGCTGGTAGACGAGCTTGTGAACATTTATAAAATACCCAATGCCATCACCCGACAGTACAATTATGAAAAGATACTCACCATGTACAACGATACTTTGCAGGGCAAGGCTAAGTATCTTGGCATAATAATGGGCGGAACTCCCCAGTGCATTGAGGACACACGCCGCGGTGTATACAGCTATGAAGCTCTGAGGTCAAGGCTTGCAGAGGGTCGTTTCGGACGCGAGGGAATACGTGATATGCTGGCACCTGTTATACATCTCGTTCCGCTGACATATGAAGAAATGCTGGTGCTGACCGAGAAACTTGCTGACATTCACGCTCAGCTTTTCGGGTATGAACAGCGTATTACTCAGGAGGATATGATTGTTTTTATCAAGACAGAGTTCGGGCGGATAGGTGCTGACAGCCATATCACTCCCCGTGAAGTGATACGTGATTTCATCGAATTGCTTGATATAGCTTTTCAGAATCCTATGCTTGAGATATCAGATTTTATATCTTCGGGTGGGATCGAGTATTCAAAACCTGCCGCAGAGGAAGAAACTTCCGAGGGCGATTTTGCCGAGTTTGAGATCTGA
- a CDS encoding GNAT family N-acetyltransferase, with protein MERNDIQQWDSIYPADSDLRADIESGTMTVGIKDDDIAVIYVINKIFDEQYRNGNWQYPDSDFSVIHRLCVAPKYQHKGIAGHTLTHIEDELRRNSIDTVRLDVFTKNPFALSLYRSNGYTEVGTAHWRKGSFLLMEKHL; from the coding sequence ATGGAGCGCAATGATATCCAACAGTGGGACAGCATCTATCCTGCCGATTCAGATCTCCGGGCCGATATCGAAAGCGGCACGATGACAGTAGGTATAAAGGATGATGATATCGCTGTTATATACGTCATTAACAAAATCTTTGATGAACAGTATCGTAATGGAAACTGGCAGTATCCTGACAGTGATTTTAGTGTGATACATCGTCTTTGCGTTGCACCGAAATATCAGCACAAAGGTATTGCAGGGCATACCCTGACTCACATAGAAGACGAGCTTCGCAGGAACAGTATAGATACCGTAAGGCTCGATGTCTTTACAAAAAATCCATTTGCGCTCTCATTGTACCGTTCCAATGGCTACACTGAAGTCGGTACTGCCCATTGGCGCAAGGGCAGCTTTTTACTTATGGAAAAACACCTATAA
- a CDS encoding SufB/SufD family protein: protein MLKMDAVQKQLLQEVAELHDIPEGAYNLRANGESVGRNSTANIEIVSKTDVSGIDIKIKSGTKNESVHIPVVLSESGLKETVYNDFYVGDDCDVLIVAGCGIDNCGNQDSEHDGVHRFFVGKNSKVRYVEKHYGSGDGTGKRVLNPVTEVYMEENSTVDMEMVQIKGVDSTDRKTIAELKAGAKLNVRERLMTHGDQQALSTYQVSLNGDGSAADVVSRSVARDNSYQKLDLCVNGNAACTGHTECDSIIMDNGRILAVPSLEANSVDAALVHEAAIGKIAGEQLIKLMTLGLTEAEAEEQIINGFLK from the coding sequence ATGCTGAAAATGGACGCTGTACAGAAACAGCTTTTACAGGAAGTCGCAGAGCTTCATGACATACCCGAGGGTGCTTACAATCTCCGTGCCAACGGTGAATCTGTGGGAAGAAATTCTACTGCGAACATCGAGATAGTAAGCAAGACCGATGTGAGCGGTATAGACATCAAGATAAAATCGGGAACAAAGAACGAGAGTGTACACATACCTGTCGTACTCAGTGAGAGCGGTCTGAAAGAGACTGTTTACAACGATTTCTACGTAGGCGATGATTGTGATGTTCTGATAGTTGCGGGCTGCGGTATCGACAACTGCGGCAATCAGGATTCCGAGCATGACGGCGTACACAGATTCTTTGTAGGAAAGAATTCCAAAGTAAGATACGTTGAGAAGCACTACGGTTCGGGCGACGGAACAGGCAAGAGAGTTCTCAATCCTGTTACCGAGGTCTATATGGAAGAAAACAGCACTGTCGATATGGAAATGGTGCAGATAAAGGGCGTTGACTCTACTGACAGAAAAACTATCGCCGAGCTGAAGGCAGGTGCTAAGCTGAATGTCCGCGAAAGACTTATGACTCACGGCGATCAGCAGGCACTGAGTACCTATCAGGTATCACTCAACGGCGACGGTTCTGCTGCTGATGTTGTTTCAAGATCTGTTGCCAGGGATAACTCCTATCAGAAACTTGACCTCTGCGTGAACGGTAATGCGGCCTGCACAGGTCATACCGAATGCGACTCAATAATTATGGACAACGGCAGGATACTGGCAGTTCCCTCACTTGAAGCGAACAGTGTTGACGCAGCACTTGTTCACGAGGCTGCTATCGGCAAAATAGCAGGTGAACAGCTTATCAAGCTGATGACTCTCGGTCTTACCGAGGCTGAGGCGGAGGAACAGATAATCAACGGATTCCTTAAATAA
- a CDS encoding DEAD/DEAH box helicase, whose amino-acid sequence MNVFDRYAPFVQDFIYRNNWESLRAIQAAAGDVIFNTDDNLLLTASTASGKTEAAFFPILTLFSEDMPKSVGAIYIGPLKALINDQFSRLNDLCEDAGIPVWHWHGDVAQSHKARMMKNPSGILQITPESLEAMLIRRHSALVKLFGDLRFIVIDELHSLMRGDRGGQTLCLIERLCRQAGVNPRRIGLSATIGDPKAAGEFLSYGTGRRTSVPKIEAKGTKWRLSMEHFYISSVQASDGKLEQKALPVLEQATDKAPENADPGMGYIFEHTRGKKCLVFVNSREECEAVTTTLRSYCEAKHERDRFLIHHGNLSTSYRETAEAAMKDDDVQMTTVTTATLELGIDIGRLERAFQIDAPFTVSSFLQRMGRTGRRDLPPEMWFVIREDMPEPRTMLPSTVPWKLLQGIALVQVYLEERWVEPPRLERLPFSLLYHQTMSTLASCGELTPAQLAQRVLTLKYFHRISPDDYKILLRHLIEIDHIQRTDEGGLIVGLAGERIVNNFRFYAVFQENEEYTVRCESQELGTLVMPPPVGEKIAIAGQVWIVTELDHKRHLVFCEPVKGKVPAYFGDCPGDINTKILTRMKQVLCEDKTYPYLMKNAAARLSQARFSARNSGVVCENLINLGGDMWALFPWLGTYSFFALERFLNVRCREKLRMRGLDSCRPYFIQFTMAADEYTFFSTLREEACRPIDPMELVYPKEVPIFEKYDEYLPAELVRKGFAYGVLDIDGMLTAVNSWCDRFFGDKKEIICL is encoded by the coding sequence ATGAACGTTTTTGACCGCTATGCACCCTTTGTGCAGGACTTCATTTACCGCAATAACTGGGAAAGTCTGAGGGCTATTCAGGCAGCGGCCGGTGATGTGATATTCAATACCGATGACAATCTGCTGCTTACGGCTTCTACTGCTTCTGGCAAGACGGAAGCAGCCTTCTTTCCGATACTTACATTGTTTTCCGAGGATATGCCGAAGTCTGTGGGGGCTATATATATCGGTCCGCTGAAAGCGCTGATAAACGATCAGTTTTCCCGCCTTAACGACCTTTGTGAGGACGCGGGCATACCTGTCTGGCACTGGCACGGCGATGTTGCGCAGTCTCATAAGGCGCGTATGATGAAGAACCCATCGGGCATATTGCAGATAACCCCCGAATCTCTTGAAGCCATGCTGATACGCCGTCATTCGGCGCTTGTGAAGCTTTTTGGCGACCTTAGATTCATCGTTATAGATGAACTTCATTCCCTTATGCGCGGTGACAGGGGCGGACAGACCTTATGCCTTATCGAGCGACTTTGCAGACAAGCAGGAGTGAATCCACGCAGGATAGGTCTTTCCGCAACGATAGGCGATCCAAAAGCAGCAGGGGAGTTCCTTTCTTACGGCACAGGCAGGCGCACATCTGTCCCGAAAATTGAAGCCAAAGGTACAAAATGGCGGCTTTCTATGGAGCATTTTTATATCAGCAGTGTTCAGGCGTCTGATGGAAAGCTTGAACAAAAGGCTCTGCCTGTGCTTGAACAGGCGACGGACAAAGCTCCCGAAAATGCCGACCCGGGAATGGGATATATTTTTGAACACACGCGGGGAAAGAAGTGTCTCGTATTTGTAAATTCCCGCGAGGAGTGTGAAGCTGTAACTACAACTCTCAGGTCATACTGCGAAGCAAAACATGAGCGCGACCGCTTTCTTATCCATCACGGAAATCTTTCCACAAGTTACCGTGAAACTGCCGAGGCTGCCATGAAAGATGATGATGTTCAGATGACTACTGTTACCACCGCCACCCTTGAACTTGGCATTGATATCGGCAGACTGGAACGCGCTTTCCAGATAGATGCACCCTTTACTGTGTCATCATTTTTGCAGAGAATGGGGCGCACAGGCAGACGTGACCTTCCGCCCGAGATGTGGTTCGTTATCCGAGAAGATATGCCCGAACCGAGGACGATGCTTCCATCGACAGTACCGTGGAAGCTTTTGCAGGGCATAGCGCTGGTGCAGGTATATCTCGAAGAACGCTGGGTAGAACCGCCGCGTCTGGAGAGACTGCCGTTCAGTCTGCTTTATCATCAGACCATGAGTACATTGGCATCATGCGGCGAACTTACTCCCGCTCAACTTGCACAGCGTGTGCTGACGCTCAAATATTTCCATCGTATCTCTCCCGATGATTATAAGATACTTCTTCGCCACCTTATCGAGATCGACCATATACAGCGCACAGATGAGGGTGGGCTGATAGTTGGTCTGGCAGGGGAGAGGATAGTTAATAACTTCCGATTTTATGCAGTATTTCAGGAGAATGAAGAGTACACTGTCAGGTGCGAATCACAGGAACTTGGTACCCTTGTTATGCCGCCTCCGGTAGGTGAAAAGATCGCTATTGCGGGTCAGGTCTGGATAGTTACCGAGCTTGACCACAAGCGGCATCTGGTCTTCTGCGAACCTGTCAAAGGTAAAGTTCCTGCATATTTCGGAGATTGCCCCGGGGATATAAACACCAAAATTCTCACCCGAATGAAGCAAGTCCTCTGCGAAGACAAGACTTATCCCTACCTTATGAAAAACGCCGCGGCGCGTCTTTCACAGGCGAGATTTTCGGCGAGAAATTCAGGGGTAGTCTGCGAGAATCTTATCAATCTCGGCGGAGATATGTGGGCACTTTTTCCGTGGCTTGGTACTTACTCTTTCTTTGCACTTGAACGTTTCCTTAACGTAAGGTGCAGGGAAAAACTGCGAATGCGCGGTCTGGATAGCTGTCGTCCATATTTTATACAGTTCACTATGGCGGCGGACGAATACACTTTTTTCAGCACTCTCCGTGAAGAAGCTTGCCGTCCCATCGATCCTATGGAACTTGTCTATCCCAAGGAAGTTCCGATATTTGAAAAGTATGACGAATATCTTCCTGCCGAACTTGTACGTAAAGGCTTTGCCTATGGTGTGCTCGATATCGACGGTATGCTGACTGCGGTGAACAGTTGGTGCGACAGATTTTTCGGTGACAAAAAGGAGATAATATGCTTATAG
- a CDS encoding IS110 family transposase: MYYTQNEKILQVGEEKIIVGIDVGSEKHYARAFDWRGMEYSKKAYVFTNDAEGFAGFFEWITGIMEKSGKETVMPAMEPTGHYWFDLAKFIQDNGMQPVLVNPLHVKRSKELDDHLPSKNDRKDPETIAKLVIEGRYAYPYMPEGIYAELRNATVLRFQAEAELTRIKNRIQRWFAIYFPEYKDVYGSFSAVSSMMILKKAALPCDIIALGEEKINEIWREAKLRAVGKKRAKTLVEAARRSIGHTEGHETARFEITLLLEDYDRLQNRLEQIMELIETLVSKVPYAKKLMQIKGIGIKTVSGFIAEVGDVSRFNDPKQIQKLAGQAIVANSSGKHKGQSRISKRGRKRLRFLLFEAVLSLTATNPEFKEIHHYYTGRKTNPLKKKQSLMVLSNKLIRVFYAILKSGADYDPEKLLRDIRRPEELQAA; the protein is encoded by the coding sequence ATGTATTATACACAAAATGAAAAGATTTTGCAAGTAGGAGAAGAAAAAATAATTGTCGGGATCGATGTAGGCAGCGAAAAGCACTATGCCAGAGCATTTGACTGGAGAGGGATGGAATATTCAAAGAAGGCCTATGTGTTCACAAATGACGCAGAAGGATTCGCAGGCTTTTTTGAATGGATCACCGGGATCATGGAAAAGAGCGGAAAAGAAACCGTTATGCCGGCTATGGAGCCGACAGGACATTACTGGTTCGATCTCGCTAAGTTTATTCAGGATAACGGAATGCAGCCGGTACTGGTCAATCCGCTCCACGTTAAGCGAAGCAAAGAACTTGATGATCACCTTCCCAGCAAGAACGACAGGAAGGATCCCGAAACAATTGCGAAACTCGTCATTGAAGGCAGATACGCTTATCCGTATATGCCTGAGGGTATATACGCCGAGCTAAGAAACGCAACCGTTCTTAGGTTTCAGGCAGAGGCAGAACTCACACGGATCAAAAATCGCATACAGCGCTGGTTTGCGATATACTTTCCGGAGTATAAAGACGTTTACGGTAGTTTCAGTGCAGTCAGCAGTATGATGATACTGAAAAAAGCTGCACTGCCGTGTGACATCATAGCGCTCGGAGAGGAAAAGATCAATGAGATATGGCGTGAAGCCAAGCTGAGAGCAGTCGGTAAAAAGAGGGCTAAGACCCTGGTAGAGGCTGCAAGGCGAAGCATAGGTCATACCGAGGGACATGAAACTGCGAGGTTTGAGATAACTCTGCTGCTTGAGGACTACGACAGACTTCAAAACCGACTTGAACAGATAATGGAGCTGATCGAAACACTGGTCAGTAAGGTGCCATATGCAAAGAAGCTGATGCAGATAAAGGGCATCGGGATAAAGACCGTATCAGGATTTATCGCAGAGGTCGGAGATGTAAGCAGATTTAATGACCCCAAGCAGATACAGAAGCTTGCAGGGCAGGCAATAGTTGCGAACAGCTCGGGCAAGCACAAAGGGCAGTCAAGGATAAGTAAGCGAGGGCGGAAGCGGCTTAGGTTTCTTCTGTTTGAGGCAGTCTTATCACTGACAGCGACAAATCCGGAATTCAAGGAAATACATCACTATTACACAGGCAGAAAAACGAATCCGCTGAAAAAGAAACAGTCGCTGATGGTACTGTCAAACAAGCTGATACGAGTGTTTTATGCCATACTGAAAAGTGGTGCTGACTATGATCCTGAAAAACTGTTAAGAGACATCAGGCGTCCCGAAGAGCTGCAAGCAGCTTAA